In Montipora capricornis isolate CH-2021 chromosome 4, ASM3666992v2, whole genome shotgun sequence, the DNA window AATAAGTAATACCCCTAATGTCTAATACCCATGTTGTTTGAAAGGGTAAGTTCGAGTATCTGGGATATTGATGTCACTTGATGTATTATATTACATGAATGGCCCAAATTATGTAAGATGAAGGATCCATTTCCCggcataataatgataatgatgataataattgatattaatattaatatcaataataactttattggaTTGATACAATTACTTTGAAAGAACCAGTAGTTTACATTGTGGTCtgataaaataaacaataaatattgataaaacAGAAATAGAAGTAGAAGTAAATTAATAATTGAAAAACTCCTACGTTATAATAATCTTTAACTATCTAAAATTCTTTacataatttaaaatattaaaaagttctattaataataaaatgatCGAGCTTGGAGTTAGTTTCTAAATTGCAATTATAAAAATGTGTTTTCTAAGATTACTTGATGTTTAGGCTTTTGCTATATGATGTAATGAATGCCATAGTCGAGTACCACTCGCATGAAAAGTACGGTGACCAGATTTTGTACGAAAGAAAGGAATGGATAAAAGATTGTTTGTTGACGCCCTAGTATTACAGTATATCTATGCTTATCATTTACAGAAGAAGTACATGTATTCTTTAAAATTGTCTGGGCATTTGCCATTTATAATCTTGTGCATTATGCAACGTTTCCTTAGTCGTATGATGTTGTCAACAGGAAATTCCATACAGTACAGCAGTACTCAAATAATGGTCTAGTCAATGCATTGTATAATAATAACGAATAACTAAGGAATGTTTTTACTCTTTTAAGCACTAAGCAGATTCTTGAGTTAAGCTTATTTTTGAGATAGTCGATATGATCATCCCAGTTGAGGTGTTTATCAATCTTGACACCCAAAAGTTCAAAATAAGGGGAAAACAAgttaactttcaaaatattgaatCATCCTGCTTGAACTTGTGTAGAATTTCAGAAAAATTTTTACATCctgtacataataattattataattatgtcaATGTGTAATCTGATGGGGTCAAGGAAGGGTGAATGGCAGTTTTTGTGACAGCTTTGTAGATTTTTTgacaagactttttttttttttgcctcgaACAGTGCTTCTTTattgtatatacatgtattttgaagTTATCTTTACTCCTCatattgaattttgttttactAAACAAATTATTAGCCTACCAACAAGCTCTCTACCGCGTCAACTTAGATCTGAATTGCAGGCAGTCTCCCCTTAAAATCCCCATTCCATTCCATGAGCTCTTTACAGGAACAAAATTAATCTCTTTCTGGCAAACTATTACCCTGCCATCTTCCTAGATTAGTTGCGAAGAGGAAGGAAGACTCTCCCAGCCACctcgacattctttgatttgctgcTCATCcgaagaaatggatgagtcagtccagttttgacTTGTTAAACCTAACCCTGTTTTTTATTCTATTTAaattgcgcatgatcaatcacCACACATCAtcggatattttttaaaatttacacCCGCTTGGCAAttttaaactgtctaaattcccatgagtatttcctccttATGTGGGTCACAGATGTGGTACAAATTTTAATACCGGTAATTTTAGTAACACAATGACGatgtcaaaatatttcttttcgtCTCTGAGTTGTGTCAGTTTCACCCATGCATACTGCTCTGCTTACTGGCATTTTCTTACTTTCTGTTGTTTTGGTAAAAAATGTTCTAATTTCTTTCACCCTTTACTCTGTTTGTAACCTAGTTTTTACAACACGATCCATTTTGTTCTGCACAGGAATCTGGTTATGTTGGCTTTGCAAACCTTCCTAATCAAGTACACAGGAAGTCTGTAAAAAGGGGTTTGAGTTTACCCTTATGGTCGTGGGTGAGttgattaataataattatttatatttgttgttactattaattttttgttttttttttttttcatttttccccAGCTATTTTCTGCAGTATAAATTTTACCTGACTCCTGTTGTGGAATTTGAGGGAGATGGATTGCATCATTTCTTGCAATTGAATTTCAGTGGTGATTAAAACACATCGTAGTTGGTTTTTacattgacaagaaaaatcGTCAAGCGTTAGACACTGAGTAAAATTTATCAAGTTTCACTCCCAAAGGTCACTAGGTTAATGTTGCAAGCAAGTGAAgtttgaaaatattgaaaacattAATACGCCAATTCTCTTTTCTCCCATTCTTGTACTATTTTAGGTGAATCTGGTTTGGGAAAGTCAACCCTTGTAGACAGCTTGTTTTTAACTGACCTTTATGATGATACAGCAATTCCAAAGGCAGTTGGTAGGTTTTAACAGGGTAAAAGATGTATCAGATATAGAGAATTGGCAGCATGTAGATGGGAAAGAAGCTCAACTCAAGCTTAAATAAATTGgtgatttaaaataaaagatCTAGCAATGGGctcatttctttaaaattaatctCCTGTAAGTCCACTTGTAAATGGCTATTTTATATCCAAATGCCTATGACATGAGCCCAAGCTGTTCAGtttctttattatatagatctagccaagcctaaaagcagagctcctgggttatttataatattaaaattaatttggcttgagcctgtgatccaatcaaaaCCCACTACCTGGTCAGCGGTGTGACACTGGTCAGATTGGCAAGCGTGGAGAGGTGGACGTACTTACATGTACGGTCGTACAGTGaccaaaaccaatttaaattttctcgcacagattgGTTACCATAATtccttacccatggtgctccgcatGTGTGGCGCTGATGCTATTACGCTTATGTGCAAACTCCtaattctttgaaaaatggttttcagtctttttttctgaaaattagACTCAATTGTAATCACAAAAATATTGCACTTGAACTacggtacatgtagttttgaaaCAGAAATCGAAGTTAACTCAAAAAATTTCTGAAATGTGAATGACTTTACTTTACAGAACGAATTCACCAGACTGTAGAAATTGAAACGAACACTGTTGAAATTGAGGAAAAAGGCATAAGGCTCAGATTAACAGTGGTAGATACTCCAGGCTTTGCTGATGCAGTGGATAATACTGACTGGTAAAAACACTTCAGTAATTAAAATTTTGATGTacatgagctttatatcctgatgaAACACTTCTCATTTATAGTATTCTTACTGTAACAGTATATACAATACTAATAagtcatagcttgtttttcttcagTGTATGCTACATGTAGTATTCTCCTCTCACAACTTGAATTATTGTTCTGAGTCCGAAGGGAcatgctttttgtggaatgtttttcaaGCTGTTCAAAGAACTTGCAGCACATGTTTTACTGGGTTACCCCTCATATTTGTAAACCCCATTAAAACACTGCTGCtggttttttaaacattacaataCATGTGTATACCTGTGTTGTGATCCTTGCAGTAAGTGAGCCAGATTCCTAACTTCATGGTTGGTAGCTTGCTCATATGAAAGGTAAATAAATCTGACCCTAGTTGTTAGAGGGGGCACCTTGTGTGTatttgaataaataataactGTGGATAACTTGATTAGGCTGAATACTTTTATTTGCTGGAAAAGATGTTGTACATTACATATTCTGTAATGTTAATCACCTTGTGGACATTGgtggtagacagagtaaaatctattgatttgtaagtgtcactctcaggggttaAGACTTTCTCAGAAAAGCAGTATAAACCCAAGGCTGGGTCTCGTATTACCCTTGTTCATAAAATTATGTGCCATTTGAAGTTGAAGAACCCACTAGCTTTTCAGAAAGAGTAGTGTGTCGTGGTCTGGCCTTGTCACAGTCACACTAtcagtgtacatgtaatttaataGGACATTTGCTCTGCGATGTTACCCTCACTACCTTGATTGGTGAAACTCAAATTCTCTAAACCAGACTACCGGTAACATCCATTAGGGGTGCAGGAAATTTGACGCAGTTGTGACAGCACTTGCCTCCCCCCAAAATGGCcggagttcgattcccagactgggcgtcatatgtgggttgagtttgttggttctctactctgcaccgagaggtttttctctgggtactctggttttcccttctcctcaaaaaccaacatttcacttcattttgtgttaataatttattgttaatttcagtttgcagtgtcccaaattagtgctccagcgctagaacgactagacacttaaataaatttcagttcctttcctttcctttaacaTCCACCCAATTGAGAAGTGGTACCAGAAATGATTGTTATTGAAATGACCATTGGTTACAGCCAGCTGTGGTTTGAGTAATCTCAACCCAGGGAGGAAATTTAAGCTGTTACAACAGTCAGCTTTATGAAATACCATGTagtataataattaaatagaaagTTAAAAAAGAACCGTTGATGTTGTCAATAAGGGCGTTACTAAAaaacgaaacaccaaaacaccatgtatgaccccaccatacattgaataaataaccgacaaaggttggatttgagatgaaAATCgttgtaggcctaattaggcttaaaatgatgtttaatctcaaatccaaccttagtattcaatgtatggtagGGTTacacatggtgttttggtgcttggTTTCGCTGTTTCactgtttcggtgtttcgttGTTTAATAATGTCCTGTCAATAAtccatatttttaaaatttctctcACTTTAAAGTTAATTCCTTAGTTTTCCATGTGATATGTGTGCAGTTTAGTGAACATTTCCACAAATACAGACTGTAAGTTAACAACACTAATGCTATTAAAGTGTCATCAAAGAAAATTATTCTATTATgatggtttcttttgttttttttttttagttggcAGGCTATAACAAATTATGTTGATCAGCAGTATGAAGCATACTTACAGGATGAGTCTGGCCTCAACCGCCGACACATTGTAGACAACAGAGTTCATTGTTGTCTCTATTTTGTGTGTCCACATGGCCATGGGTTAGTTTTATTTCCTACTTTGCAGCAATTACTGTTGCACCAGATCAACAACAAGGAATGATATTACTTGCATTGTAAATAACAATTTACAAATagtggtcaggagctcttgacctTGATGTGTTTACCTCTGGTTTAGAGCTGGgcttttttgagtttaaaaagaTCCTTATTTGGATGCACCGtcgctcgtgcattttcccatGTGTGCAGCTTCGTTCTCTTTTTGCCCATATTGGGGCATAAAATCCCGAACTTTGTTCCAAGTTACAGTACATGTTTCAAGTGCTTCTGTAGCAGTATAATTATTGAGGTAAGAGTTGTGGATCTTGAATTCATGAGGGGATCTGGTAAAATGTCCTGTGTGATTATTGAGAATCTTTCTTGTCATTCTGCCACCAAAGAGACCATTTTatagttgtagctaagttacatGTAGACATGCctgtgaccctgttttgatacaaacctttgtgcttttcttatGCTAATGTAGCCTAATTTACAACACAATTTTCGTGATAAAAGCAGTTCCGGCAGCTTCGCACCCAGTTTAAGGCCTGGTCACTGAGCAGGCAACTGTAAaataacaaattgatgtcaatttttcatgcgtctgttctgttattgatcatgaattgcgacataacattgtcaaagtagctgtggatgcACGAAGCCATAGCcgacaataacaaaaaggcagaagggtaaaaattaagtcaaaacacgagaagaacgcgaagcaaaaatgcgagaaacttcaatctgacgcgagcatgtgtctgtccgcttattgacaataatttttgcagtcattgtaaaatagcCTATATTGGGCACCATCAAGTGGTGGCAAGGCTGTGGAAAAAGCTATCCCGGCCAAGTTGAAGGAGACCAAGAGTTTAGGATATCCTTGTATTTATTCAGTTTGTTGCAAGAGTTAATCAATTCTGCCTTGCCTTTTTTTAGGTTAAAACCTATAGATATCGCGTTCATGAAAGTCTTGCACACCAAAGTTAACATAGTTCCTGTTATTGCAAAGGCGGACTGTTTAACAAAATTTGAAATGCAAAGGCTCAAAAGGAAGGTCAGTGGTGATGATGTTgtgttctctttttttaataGCTCATCTCATCAATGTTACGAAGAGAAGGAATGGGAAAATTATCCTCTCCTAGCAGGACAACGGCAGATTGGTAGCCTGCGCAGGCTCCTCTGTTAAAATGGCGCTCGGTCGAAATATATGGGCTTGGTTACTAGTTTCGAGACTAGTGACCAAGCCCTTATACTTCGACCgtgcgccattttcaacggaagagcttGCTTGCAGGCTAACAGATTGGTGACGGGGCGAAAAAAATAGTTActctaagggcgcgttcgattgaccctattccggaataagaatacgaggggtgatgattaaaacggtatgtttggcgcgcttcgaagcagcaaggacaacaaacatatgtttaaaatagcattttagtggatgtttgacaatttttatgtgaatcaccgtaaaagcgaaggatttctaccttatattccacgcattcttattccggaatacggtcaatcgaacgcaccctaagattAAGGACGGCGAGGTCGGCCAAAGCATCACCTCAGCCAACCAAAACAGAGCTTTCTCAGCTTCTAGGGAAACAGCCTGCGCAAGCCTCTGCAGCTGTCACAGCGCCCCTCCTCGTTaaaatagggagttttagcaacgacaacggcgacggcaactgGGACGtctcaaatttgcatatttagtaggcaaaaacaatagctttacaCGCTCTGCACgtacgtgcgtttttcatttttgtccatttctttgccgtcgtcagcaaaacgacagcgtgaaatagccaaatttgaggttttatggaggacgtcagcgcttgaggataaattttcattttctcccccaAATTGAGTTTGACTgatatcggtttcattcttgagggactgccacaccattttcatgtcaaaaagcttggaatagctTGTGGTTGCAAGTAGTCCTTTTTACAATCAAAGATTAGTCATATCTGGTTTATTTTCTAGGTCTTGGAAGAGATAAGCGATAATGGAATCAAAATTTACACTTTCCCGGACTGTGACAGTGAAGATGACGAAGACTTTGTACAGATAAACCAGGACCTAAAGGTTGGTTTGACGCCTTGTGTACTTTTTCCTAAACCCTCAGTCACCGATTGACATATGGCGCTCATAAAGGCTGggtttcactagcgacgcaatcGTAAgtataagtagcttatgctaagGGAAAACGAACTTTGACATAAGcataattttgttcaaatgctcagacgcatGGAATCTGGACAAAAATCTAGAATCTGGCAAAATTAATGGACATTGAATGAGATGAGCCAATCATGGTGCGAAACAAGTAGCTGGAGCCAGTGCTCAAGGGCGGAAAAAATCGCGTCTACGTTGTGCGAGTTTGACTGGAATTTTAAGCCAATCGCTACGTTTAGCAATAGAGAAATAGCAAACTGATCCAGACGACAAGTCGTTATTTGATATGACTTCTCTGTCTCGTATTTTCTTTTGTAGGCTAGTATTCCTTTTGCTGTAATCGGGAGTAACAGTGTAACAGACGTCAGAGGAAAACAAGTGAGAGTGAGACTTTACCCGTGGGGAATGGCAGAAGGTATAAACTATTTTTCACCAaatagagtgagtttcaatcgagtgtcgtaaaaccaaaaccaaagtaacgtaattactttggccaatcaaaaaggacggagacaatgaAGTAAAGCAATCACgtagtaattacacgtagccgacagaaagcgcgggaaaaagtgcgcgcgcgagccatgattggttgaaaaagtggcacgagaactttgaaccaatcactgagtgtgaaagtaatgcaaaaccaaagcaattcgctaattactttcgacactcaaaatTGAAAACCCCTCCAGTAGGTTCAAGCTAACATGCCCAGGAAAATGGCAAGGTAATAAAAGATTATTCGATGCTTTCGAGCAGGATAGTATTAATAATTTCTGATAAGTCCTCACGCAAATGAAAACTAACTCGCGTATGAAAGAGTTCCCTCTTCGCCTGGCTTTGAAATAGAGGCTGGAAAAAAGTCAGAAATGGCACATTGCAATTGGCGTTACTTACGTACGTTTGATCGTGAAGCTGGAATCTATAAAGGCTCCATGAGACGTGTCCGTTATTGATAACTTAAGAACACGGTGACGGTTGTACTTTTGCGGTGTATCACACCGTTATCTCCCGTATTGCACACGTATCTCGAAGCTTCTCCTTCGGCTTTCCctgtagagcggttttcaattgagtgtggtaaaacaaataccaaagtaatcacttCGACCAGTCACAGCAGGTGCTAACAGCGCCATGAAGCAATCCAAATCCGTAGCAATTCTATGTAATTTGCTCAAAGCGTGGGGAAAATCGcacgtgcaagtcgcgattggttttggttttccctatcattggttgataaactggcgcgagatttttaaaccaatgacAGAGCGTaacaattgcaatcgcgtaattacttcgACAGTCATTAGAAAACTGCTCTAAACGACGTTGCAATTTTTAAGATCACGAAAGAAGCGCGAGAGTTCGCCCCgaccaactttttttcttttgacgTACTTCAAAATATGCACAGCCAAAAGCATGAATCGTTTGtctttttgacatttttgttaAATTCCTTTGTGTTGATTTGTAGTTGAAAACCCTGAACACTGCGACTTCATCAAGCTTAGAAACATGTTAATTAGGTGAGTAGCCGAGCTTATGGGGGCAGTAATCGCGCACCGA includes these proteins:
- the LOC138046887 gene encoding septin-1-like, with protein sequence MVVGESGLGKSTLVDSLFLTDLYDDTAIPKAVERIHQTVEIETNTVEIEEKGIRLRLTVVDTPGFADAVDNTDCWQAITNYVDQQYEAYLQDESGLNRRHIVDNRVHCCLYFVCPHGHGLKPIDIAFMKVLHTKVNIVPVIAKADCLTKFEMQRLKRKVLEEISDNGIKIYTFPDCDSEDDEDFVQINQDLKASIPFAVIGSNSVTDVRGKQVRVRLYPWGMAEVENPEHCDFIKLRNMLIRTHMQDLKDVTQEVHYENYRAERLSRTGQAPPSPRRSIENMKRKSATYETEEVDTSQLSEKDRMLKEKEAELRRMQEMLAQMQKEMAKQKAAGAE